Genomic window (Caldinitratiruptor microaerophilus):
CGCACGCGCTCTTCTTCCTGCTCGCCGCCGGCACGACCCTGCTCCCGCCGACTGACCGGCCCTAGGACCGGGTCACCGTCACGGTCTGTTCCGTCCGGTTGCCGGCCAGGTCGACCGCCACCACCTGCACCCGGTTAGGCCCTGCCTGAAGCGCGACACTGGCCGAGAAACGGCCGTCCGGGTCGAGCGGGACCTCCTCGCCCCCGACCCAGACCCGGAAGCCTCCGGCCACCCGGCCCTGGAGGGTCAGAGTGTCCTCCCGCGTCCGCGCCGGCGGTTGCTCGATCCACTCGATGACAGGCGGCTCGGAGTCGTGCACCCGCTGGTACGTCGTGCGGCCGGTCGCATCCCGAACATGGGCAAGGGCGTAGTCCGTCAGAAGGAATACCGGTCCCCTCACCGCCGGCGCGCCCTGCAGAGCCTCCACCGGCAGCCCGGGCGGAATGCCGCCGGCCTTGCGGAGCGCCTCGACGTAGTTCTGCGGCCAGGACAACTGTGCGACCGGGCTGAGCCCCAGCGCCCGGGCCAGGGCGGTGGCGACCTCCCCGTACGTGGGCGGAGCGGCAGGGTTGAACCGCCCGTCCGGGTAGCCGGCGAGGATTCCGGCACGCCAGGCCGCCGCCACGTACGGTTCCGCCCAGTGCCCGATCACGTCTGGCGGAAGGGTGACGTTCGGGGGCCCCTGCGCCGGCGCGCCGGTCACATCCGTCGACGGCGCAGGGTCTGCGGCCGTCGCTGCCCCGGGTTCCGCCGCCGGCGGCGGGCTCCTCCACCCGCTCCCCACCACGAGCAGCTTGGCCAGCTCGGCGCGCGTGATGAGTTCCTGCAGGCGCAGGTCCCCACCATCGCCGCGACTGCCGGTGACGATGCCGTACGCCTGCAGGCGCCGTATGGCCAGCCCCTCCAACCCTCCGGCCCCCGCCCGACGTACGCCGATACCTCCGCTTACGACAAGCCCGGCGAGCGCCAGGGCGACCGCGTGCCGGGTCCCACTTCCGACCCTCCGCACCCCGGGTCAGCCCCCTCTGACCGTGTCTTCCCCGGCTGTGCCTTCCTCAGGAGGACGACTGTTGGTATTCGACTCGCCTCCCGCAAACCCTGCGGGAGGCGACCCGGTTGCCGGGTCGCCGGTTGTCATACCCGACGGGACAGCCGGGAAAACGCAAGACGGCAGGCGGCACATGCCACCTGCCGTTCTCGTCCTGGTGTCGGAGGTGGGACTTGAACCCACACGGCTTGCGCCATACGCCCCTCAAACGTACGCGTCTGCCAGTTCCGCCACTCCGACGACCGCCCCCGGCCTTCCGGCCGGGGGTTGCCGGTCCCGCCGAAGGGGACCGGCTGAAACAGGTTCGGGCGCCGACCTACTCTCCCGGGGGCTAGGGCCCCCAGTACCCTCGGCCCTGGCGGGCTTAACGACCGGGTTCGGAATGGAGCCGGGTGTGGCCCCGCCGGTATGGGCACCCGAAATCGTGCACAGAGGCGTTGGGTCTGCGACCCAGGTGGAACCGCACGCCGCCTTTGGCCAGGTCAAGCCCTCGACCGATTCGTACCGGTCCGCTCAACGCCTTGCGGCGCGTACACGCCCGGCCGATCGACCTGGTCATCTCCCAGGGGTCTTACTCCCTTGCGGGATGGGAGACCTCATCTCCGGGCCGGCTTCGCACTTAGATGCTTTCAGCGCTGATCCGTTCCGCACATGGCTACCCAGCGTTTGCCCCTGGCGGGACAACTGGTACACCAGCGGTGCGTCCACCCCGGTCCTCTCGTACTGGGGGCAGCTCCCGTCAAGTCTCCACCGCCCGTGGTGGATAGGGACCGAACTGTCTCACGACGTTCTGAACCCAGCTCACGTACCGCTTTAATGGGCGAACAGCCCAACCCTTCGGACCGACTTCAGCCCGAGGATGCGATGAGCCGACATCGAGGTGCCAAACCTCCCCGTCGATGTGGACTCTTGGGGGAGATCAGCCTGTTATCCCCGGGGTAGCTTTTATCCGTTGAGCGACGGCCCTTCCACTCGGTACCGCCGGATCACTAAGCCCTGGTTTCCCACCTGCTCGACCTGTCCGTCTCGCAGTCAAGCCCGCTTCTGCCTTTGCACTCCCCGGATGATTTCCAACCATCCTGAGCGGACCTTTGGGCGCCTCCGTTACCCTTTAGGAGGCGACCGCCCCAGTCAAACTGCCCGCCTGGCACGGTCCCCCACCCGGCTCACGGGCCAGGGTTAGAGCGCCGGGGGTCCGAGGGTGGTATCCCAACGGCGCCTCCACAGGGGCTGGCGCCCCTGCTTCTCCGGCTCCCACCTATCCTGTACACGCACCACCAGCGCCCAACACCAGGCTGCAGTGAAGCTCCACGGGGTCTTTCTGTCCAACCACGGGTAACCTGCGTCTACACAGGTCGCTCAATTTCACCGGGTCCCTCGCCGAGACAGCGCCCAAGTCGTTACGCCATTCGTGCGGGTCGGAACTTACCCGACAAGGAATTTCGCTACCTTAGGACCGTTATAGTTACGGCCGCCGTTTACTGGGGCTTCGGTTCAGAGCTTCGCCTTCCGGCTCACCCTTCCCCTTAACCTTCCAGCACCGGGCAGGCGTCAGCCCCTATACTTCGCCTTCCGGCTTCGCAGAGACCTGTGTTTTTGGTAAACAGTCGCTTGGGCCGTTTCCCTGCGACCCCCAGGGGCTCCGGGCCGCTCGGACCCCTCACCCCCGAGGGCCCCCCTTCTCCCGAAGTTACGGGGGCAGTTTGCCGAGTTCCTTAGCGAGGGTTCTCCCGCGCACCTGAGGATTCTCTCCCCGCCTACCTGTGTCGGTTTGCGGTACGGGCACCCCGTGCCTCGCTAGCGGCTTTTCTTGGCAGTGCGGGCCCGGCTGCTTCGGTACTCCATTCCCTCGGCATCGCCTCTCACGTCTACCCGGGGGGACTTCCCTCCCCGGGCACGCTACCGGCTTGCACCGGCTCGACCAGCGGCCGGCCATGCCTGCCCCCCTGCGTCCCCGCCTCGCTCCAGCGGCCGGTGGTGGTACCGGAATCTCCACCGGTTCCCCATCGCCTACGCCCTTCGGCCTCGGCTTAGGCCCCGACTTACCCTGAGCGGACGAGCCTTCCTCAGGAACCCTGAGGCTTTCGGTGCGGCGGATTCTCACCGCCGTTTTCGCTACTCATACCGGCATTCTCACTTCCGTCCCCTCCAGCCCGCCTTCCGGCGAACCTTCGCCGGGGACGGAACGCTCCCCTACCATCGGAGCCTCGCTCCGATCCGCAGCTTCGGTGCCGTGCTTAGCCCCGTGAATTTTCGGCGCAGCGCCACTCGACCAGTGAGCTATTACGCACTCTTCGAATGATGGCTGCTTCTAAGCCAACATCCTGGTTGTCTTCGCAGCGCCACATCCTTCCCCACTCAGCACGGACTTCGGGACCTTGGCTGGCGGTCTGGGTTGTTCCCCTCTTGACCCCGGATCTTCGCACCCGAGGTCTGACTCCCGGGGTCCGGCCGGCGGCATTCGGAGTTGGAGTGGGTTCGGTAACCTGTACGGCCCCTCCCCCAATCCGTCGCTCTACCTCCGCCGGCTACCTCCCGAGGCTCGCCCAAAAGCGATTTCGGGGAGAACCAGCTATCTCCGGGTTCGATTGGCATTTCACCCCTACCCACAGCTCATCCGATGGCTTTTCAACGCCAACCTGGTTCGGGCCTCCACGGGGTCTTACCCCCGCTTCACCCTGGCCATGGGTAGATCACCCGGTTTCGGGTCTGCGCCCACGGACTTGTGCCCTTTCAGACTCGGTTTCCCTCCGGCTCCGCACCTGAGGTGCTTCGCCTCGCCCGTGATCGCAACTCGCCGGTTCATTCTTCAAGAGGCACGCCCTCACCCCATCGGGGCTCGGACTGCTTGTAGGCACACGGTTTCAGGTTCTCTTTCACTCCGCTCCCGCGGTGCTTTTCACCTTTCCCTCACGGTACTCGTCCGCTATCGGTCGCCAGGCGTCTTTAGCCTTGGAGGGTGGTCCCCCCGGATTCACACGGGATTCCACGTGCCCCGTGCTACTTGGGATCCCGTCCGGAGCCGCCGCCCTTTCGCCTACCGGGCTCTTACCGTCTGCGGCGGGCCGTTCCAGGCCGCTTCGGCTAGAGCGGCGGTTTCTCACTCCGCCGGTGGTCTGCCGCCCACCCTGACGGTCCCGCTACCCCGTGCCTGCAACGCCGGCAGGCTTTCCCACAGGCACGGTTTGGGCTCTTCCCCGTTCGCTCGCCGCTACTGAGGGAATCTCGCTTGATTTCTCCTCCTCCGCCTACTGAGATGTTTCAGTTCGGCGGGTGCCCCCCGGCCGGCTATGCATTCACCGGCCGGTGACCGGGGTTCCCCCCGGCCGGGTTCCCCCATTCGGACATCCCCGGATCCCTGCCTGCTTGCGGCTCCCCGGGGCGTTTCGCCGCTGGCCGCGTCCTTCCTCGGCACCTGGCGCCCAGGCATCCACCGTGCGCCCTTATCCGCTTGACCGTTCGCCTCAGGCGTCTTGCGGTTCCGCCTGTGTCGCAGTCCCTTCCCTCTGTGCACTTGTCAAGGTGCAGGACCGGCCGCCCCCCGCCCGGGGGACCGCCCGGTCCCTGGGAACTGACCAGTGTGGGCTTCCGGAACCCTGCGGCGCCGGCGGCCGCTCCCGCAGCCCCGGCCTCAGCCGCCTCCCCGGCGACCGACCGACCTGGGAGAAAACTCCCTAGAAAGGAGGTGATCCAGCCGCACCTTCCGATACGGCTACCTTGTTACGACTTCACCCCAGTCATCGGCCCCACCTTCGACGGCTGCCTCCCTCTCGGGTTGGCCCACCGGCTTCGGGTGTTGCCGACTCCCATGGTGTGACGGGCGGTGTGTACAAGGCCCGGGAACGCATTCACCGCGGCGTGCTGATCCGCGATTACTAGCGATTCCGCCTTCACGCAGGCGAGTTGCAGCCTGCGATCCGAACTGGGACCGGGTTTTTGCGATTCCCTCCCCCTCGCGGGTTCGGTCCGCTCTGTCCCGGCCATTGTAGCACGTGTGTAGCCCTGGACATCGGGGGCATGATGATTTGACGTCATCCCCACCTTCCTCCGGGTCGTCCCCGGCAGTCTCCCGTGAGTGCCCACCTTCCGTGCTGGCAACACGGGACGGGGGTTGCGCTCGTTGCGGGACTTAACCCAACATCTCACGACACGAGCTGACGACAACCATGCACCACCTGTACCGCCCTCCCCTTGCGGGGCTCACGCCCTTTCGGGCGCTACCAGCGGCCTTTCAAGCCCAGGTAAGGTTCTACGCGTTGCTTCGAATTAAACCACATGCTCCACCGCTTGTGCGGGCC
Coding sequences:
- a CDS encoding S-layer homology domain-containing protein, which gives rise to MEGLAIRRLQAYGIVTGSRGDGGDLRLQELITRAELAKLLVVGSGWRSPPPAAEPGAATAADPAPSTDVTGAPAQGPPNVTLPPDVIGHWAEPYVAAAWRAGILAGYPDGRFNPAAPPTYGEVATALARALGLSPVAQLSWPQNYVEALRKAGGIPPGLPVEALQGAPAVRGPVFLLTDYALAHVRDATGRTTYQRVHDSEPPVIEWIEQPPARTREDTLTLQGRVAGGFRVWVGGEEVPLDPDGRFSASVALQAGPNRVQVVAVDLAGNRTEQTVTVTRS